GGCCGGATTCAGCCCCAGCCCTGCATCTCGTATAGCCCGCTCCACAGCGCTGACCAGCGTCTTGTCCCAGACTGAAACGGTCAGCATCCTGGCTTCCGGCACCGCGATTGACCCCACCTGGGTCAAAGGCACCTCACTCCCGTAAGCCTCGACCCGCACAGGCTCGAGCAGGTTGGGACTGGCGCGACCCGAGCGCAGACCGGCAAGGTCACGTCGGAAGCTGTCAATCGCGCCCTCCATACGTCGGATTAGATCGTCCTGTAGCGCGTCAAGTCCGGTGGACATGGTTGTTTCTCCTCCTCGAAACCTCTTTTACTGCGTGGGGGCTTTTATACCGCCGCGTCAATCCGCGTAAATGGCCCCTTCCCGCGCATGACATCCTGAAATGCACCGGGCGCGTGAATATTAAAGACAATGATCGGCAATCTGTTCTCACGCGCGAGGGAAATCGCAGCCGCATCCATCACATTGAGGTCGCGTGAGAGAACATCCATATAAGTCAGGGTGTCATAGCGCTTCGCGGCCGCGTCTTTTCTCGGATCGGAGGAATAAACACCATCAACCTGAGTCCCTTTAAATAAGGCATCGCACTCCATCTCACTCGCGCGCAGGGCGGCCGCCGTGTCAGTCGTGAAAAACGGATTTCCCGTTCCGGCGGCGAAAATTACGACTCGCCCCTTATCCATATGGCGCACGGCGCGACGTCGAATATAGGGCTCCGCAATGGCAGACATCTGAATGGCGGACATGACGCGCGTATCCACATTGAGCGCTTCCAGCGCATTCTGCATCATCAGCGCATTGATGACCGTCGCGAGCATACCGGCATAATCGCCCTGTCTGCGGTCCATTCCCTTTGCCGCCGCCGCGACACCACGGAAGATATTTCCGCCGCCGATCACCAGACAGACCTGCGCCCCCTGCTGCGCCACCTGCGCCACATCTGCCGCGATGGTTTTGACAACCGTCGGATCGATCCCGAAAGACTCGTCACCCATTAGGGCCTCACCGGATACTTTCAACAATACGCGACGGTAGGGAAGGGTCATGATGTCTCGAGCCTCTCTTGCTTGTCAGATCACTTTAATCAAATTTCCGTCTCTCTTAAAGCGCCCTCCCTTTTGTCACAAGGCCCGTCAGCTATCGTCCAGCCGATGGCACGCAGGCGCGCGCCCCTCCCATCCCTCAATCCCACTTCGCACGTTCCTTGACGTTCAGGAACAGATGGCAAGATCGCTCCAGCAAGCGTGTCAGATCCTGACGGGCGCGCAATCCGATGCTTTTGATTTTCTGCCCGCCATGACCAATCAAAATGGCCTTATGGCCGGCGCGGGACACGTAGATTGTGGCATCAATGCGGATGGAGCCGTCCGGTCGCTCCTGAAAGCTCTCCGTCTCGACCGTCGCCTGGTAAGGGATCTCCTCATGTGTCTGCATGAAAATCTGCTCCCTCACTAATTCAGCGGCAAGCAGGCGGTCGGGAAGATCTGTCAGGTCATCCGGCGGGTAAAGATAAGGCCCCCCCGGCAGCGCCTTCGCCAGGGCTTCAATGAGGTCGTCAACACCATCTCCTTTGCAGGCACTGACCATGAACAGGCGCTCGAAAGACAAGGAAGCGCGCAGCTCGTCGGCTAACGGCAATAAAGCGGCGCGTGGCACCGCGTCGGTTTTATTCAGCACCACCCAGCAGCGTGTTTTCTGCGCCGCGAGGGTGTCGATGATGGCGCGCAGCTCCTCCGTCATGCCCGCGCGTGCGTCTATCAGAAGAACGGTGACATCCGCATCCTGCGCCCCCGTCCAGGCGGCTGAGACCATGGCGCGGTCCAGCTTGCGGCGTGGTTTGAAAATGCCGGGCGTGTCCACGAGCAGGATCTGCGCCGCACCCCGCATCAGAACCCCCATAATCCGGAAGCGCGTTGCCTGAGCCTTGCGGCTGACGATGGATAATTTCGCGCCCGCCATGCGGTTCAGGAGCGTTGATTTTCCCGCATTTGGCGCGCCGACCAATGCGACAAACCCAGATCGGGTTATCATGACATATCCTTTTTTAAATCAGTTCTCGCCGAAGCAGCCGCATCAGGGCCGCCGCGGCCGCGCTCTCCGCCAGTCTTTTACTGCGCGCCGTGCCTTCCGCACTCAAGGCGAGGGCCGAGACGCGCACGGTAAATTGCGGCGCATGGGACGGGCCTTCCGTGCGAATCGTTTCATAGAGGGGTAAAGTGCGGTCATTTCCCAGAACAAATTCCTGAAGCGCCGTTTTGGGATCTTTCGGCGGTGTGATCTGCGCTTCCATGATCGACGCCCAGTGACGATGCACGAAGCGCCTGACAGGGTCTAGCCCCCCATCAAGATAAAGCGCGCCGAGAATGGCTTCCATCGCGTCAGCGAGGACATTCGCCAGATGGCGAATGTCCGAGTGCTCCTCATGTTCCGCGATATTCAGCATTTCCGACAGGTCAAGCGCTTCGGCCACCGGGGCCAGCGCGTTGCGTGAGACGAGGGCCGCGTGACGCGGGCCGAGCGCGCCCTCCGTCTCATCCGGGAAGCGCTCCAGAAGCCATTCCGCCACAATGAGGCCGAGGACGCGATCCCCAATAAATTCCAACCTCTCATTTGAGGCGAGGCTTTGCCGAGGGTCCGCCCGACGCGCAGTACGTCGCTTACCCCGCAGGGCCACGGCGGAGCGATGCGTTAAGGCACGCTCCAGAAGGGAGGTGTCTTTAAAAACGTAATCCAGACTTTTCTGAAGGCGTGTCAGAGACGCCTTCAGATGCGGTGATGGGAGGG
This DNA window, taken from Acetobacteraceae bacterium, encodes the following:
- the frr gene encoding ribosome recycling factor, which gives rise to MSTGLDALQDDLIRRMEGAIDSFRRDLAGLRSGRASPNLLEPVRVEAYGSEVPLTQVGSIAVPEARMLTVSVWDKTLVSAVERAIRDAGLGLNPASDGQTIRVPIPQLTEERRVELARAAGRYAENARISVRGVRRDGMEQIKNREKKGDISQDDMKTWSDAVQKLTDRFIKTVDETLADKEKEIKQV
- the rnc gene encoding ribonuclease III is translated as MSSPRKSALPSPHLKASLTRLQKSLDYVFKDTSLLERALTHRSAVALRGKRRTARRADPRQSLASNERLEFIGDRVLGLIVAEWLLERFPDETEGALGPRHAALVSRNALAPVAEALDLSEMLNIAEHEEHSDIRHLANVLADAMEAILGALYLDGGLDPVRRFVHRHWASIMEAQITPPKDPKTALQEFVLGNDRTLPLYETIRTEGPSHAPQFTVRVSALALSAEGTARSKRLAESAAAAALMRLLRRELI
- the pyrH gene encoding UMP kinase; the protein is MTLPYRRVLLKVSGEALMGDESFGIDPTVVKTIAADVAQVAQQGAQVCLVIGGGNIFRGVAAAAKGMDRRQGDYAGMLATVINALMMQNALEALNVDTRVMSAIQMSAIAEPYIRRRAVRHMDKGRVVIFAAGTGNPFFTTDTAAALRASEMECDALFKGTQVDGVYSSDPRKDAAAKRYDTLTYMDVLSRDLNVMDAAAISLARENRLPIIVFNIHAPGAFQDVMRGKGPFTRIDAAV
- the era gene encoding GTPase Era translates to MITRSGFVALVGAPNAGKSTLLNRMAGAKLSIVSRKAQATRFRIMGVLMRGAAQILLVDTPGIFKPRRKLDRAMVSAAWTGAQDADVTVLLIDARAGMTEELRAIIDTLAAQKTRCWVVLNKTDAVPRAALLPLADELRASLSFERLFMVSACKGDGVDDLIEALAKALPGGPYLYPPDDLTDLPDRLLAAELVREQIFMQTHEEIPYQATVETESFQERPDGSIRIDATIYVSRAGHKAILIGHGGQKIKSIGLRARQDLTRLLERSCHLFLNVKERAKWD